DNA sequence from the Streptomyces sp. NBC_01497 genome:
CTGCTCGGTCACCTCGTCGAACGACGGGGTGCGGTCCAGCAGGGCCGCCTTCTGCTCGCGGTCGCTGGCCGCCTGCGCCGACCGGACGCGGTCCACCGCGCGCCGGTGGGCGAGCGTCAGCACCCAGGTCATGCCGCTGCCCTTGTCGTGCCGGTACCGGGCCGCCATGCGCCAGACCTCAAGGAGGACCTCCTGCGCCACTTCCTCGGACTGTGCCGGATCGCGCAGCACGGAGCGTACGAGCCCCAGCACGGGCCCGCAGACCATGTCGTAGACGCGTGAGAAGGCCTCCTGGTCGCCCCGTGCCACCAGGCCGAGCAGTTCCTCCAGGTCAGGGCCCACGGGGACGGGTTCGCCGATATGAACGGCCTCTTTCACGCGGCTCTCCTCCGAGTGTGGTTCTCGCACGCGGCATCGACCGCGGAACGTCAATGCACATTCGTCACCGCGGGCGTACGGGATTGGTCGGGCGCACGGATCTCCGGGCCGGCCCGGGGCCGGTCCGCTCTGATCCGGTCGCAGCCGGTCCGGTCCGGCTGCTCGCCGTGCCGTCCAGGACCCGCTCGGCCCCGCCGATGTCCGGCCGGGCTGCGTGCGTACGCGGGTCCCTCGGGCTCCTCGGGTGGTTCCGGTTCCCCGGGGCGTCGGGAGGAGCAGGGACCCTCGCGTGTCGGTCGCGTATCCGTGCGCAGCGCCGCCTACCCCGTTTCCGCGGCGCGACGCATGGCGGCGGCGACCTCGGTGGCAGGTGATCGTCGCGGTAGCGCCGGGTGTGAGGCCCGTCTCCCGTTCGAGGGCGTCGCTGAGGGCGCTCGCACCGACGTGACCGAGCGGACGCGCCGGCCCGCCCGCCGTCGTCACGCACGGCCCGCCCGTGTTCCTGACAGGACCGGCACGGGCCTGCCGCCTCCAGCAGGTGCGGAGGTGTGCCGGGCATCGGGAAGCTCGCCCGGGGCGGCCCGTCGCACCGCGAGCGGTGACGCGAAGTCCCGGGTTCGGTACGGTGAGTGACGCCATGCCAGGAAACGGCGGACGGCGGTCGCGCGGCGGCCGTCGCGAGGCCCGCCGCCGACCGGAGGGACGAAACGACCGCCATGACCGAGCCCGGCATCCCGGCGCCCCGCGAGGACCGACTCGTCGTCGCCCCGGCCTCCGTCGCCGACTGGGCGCAGGTGGAGGAGTGGGCGGCCGGCGAGAACTGGAACCCCGGCCTGCGTGACACGGCCTGCTTCCACCCCACCGATCCCGAGGGGTTCTTCGTGGGCCGTCTCGGTGGCCGCCCGGTCTCCGCGGTCTCCGTCGTCAGGTACTCCGAGGGGTACGCGTTCCTCGGCCACTACCTCGTCCGGCCCGCTCTGCGCGGGCGTGGACTCGGCCTCGCCACCTGGCAGGCGGCCGTGCCGCACGCGGGGTCGCGGACGATCGGACTGGACGCGGTGCCGGAGCAGGAGGCGACGTACCGGCGTTCCGGTTTCGTGGCGGCGTACCGCTCCCTGCGGTACGGAGGCCGTCCCCCGCGCCGGTCCGCGCCGCCACCCCCGGCGGGTCGGCTCCCGGCCCCGCTGCCTGCCGGCCGTCCGCCGAACGCCGGCCCGTGGAGTGCTGATGCGCCGGCCCCCGGTCAGCCGCCGGCCGATCCCTCGCTCGCCGACGGCGTGGTGCGCGAGAGGGGAGCCCTGCTGGACCGCGTCGCCGCGTATGACGCCCGCTGTTTTCCCGCCGAGCGGCGCGGCTTCCTCGGCCGGTGGCTGGCGGAGCCCGGGCATGTCGCCTACGTACGGCTGCGGGGCGGCGTGATCCGGGGGTACGGCGTGATCCGTCCGGCCAGGTCCGGTCACCGGGTGGGCCCCCTGTTCGCGGACACGCCCGAGGACGCGGGCGCCCTGCTGGACGCGCTGCTCGCGCACGCGGATCCGGACAGCGACGTCGTCGTGGACGTACCCGAAGGGCACGCCGCCGCGCGCTCCCTGGTGGAGGCGCGGGGACTGGTGCCGGGCTCGTACACGGTACGGATGTACGCGGGTGAGGCACCGCCCACCCCGGCCGGGCGTGTCTTCGGCGGGACCAGCCTCGAACTGGGCTGAGGGGCCCGGCCGGAGGCGCTCGGGAACCGTGCGGGCGGGTCGGAGCGCACGTCGCCGAAGGGGCGGACGGCCGGGTGGACGGCCGCTCCCGTTTCAGGTTCGGGAGCGGCCGTCGGGGGCGGCGCGCGGTCGGAGCGGGGGAGCGCTCACGACCTGCGTTCTTGCCCCCCTTCCTCGTATCACAGAAACCGGCCGGGAGATCCCTGCCGGTTGGCCGGTTTACGACTGCTTGGCGAACGCTGCCTCGCCGTCGCGTTCCGCCGGGGCACGGGAACCCGGCGCGTGGCGACGCGGGTTCGGACGTCCGCGGATTCCGCTTTCGCGGGCGGGCGGGCGTCCTGGGGGCCGCGTAGCACCCATCGCGGCGGAAGGGCGGAGCGAGGGGGATGCCGTCGAGGAGCCGTCCGGTCCAGGCAGGCGTATGTGGCCGAGATTGATCCCGATCGACCGGTAATCAGCAGTGTTGTCCTGCCGGGTTCCGGAGCCGGTCCCTCGCAGGGCGCTCGCGCGCGGCGCGCCGACCGCCTGGGGCCGCTGGGGCCTTGGGCCTGGCGCCTGGCGTCACGTGTCAGGCTCAGGCGTCCGTGTCGCGCGCCGTCAGGCGGGTGGGGACGGGGGGACGGGCGGCGCGGATCCGGGGCGGGGTCCGAAGCGTTCGCGGTAGCGGGTGGGGGTGAGGCCGGTGTGCCGGTGCAGCTGGACTCGCAGGTTGGACGCCGTGCCGAGGCCGCTCGACCGGGCCACCACGTCCGCCCGGACCTCGCCGCGCTCGATCAACCGGCAGGCGAGCGCGACACGTTCGCCCGTGAGCCAGGCCAGCGGAGTGGTGCCGAGTTCGGCGCGGAAGCGGCGGTGCAGGGTGGCGGGGCTGACGTTCGCGTAAGCCGCGAGGCCGCCGATCGTCAGCGGGCCGTCCACCTGTGCGCGTGCCCAGTCCAGCACGGGAGCGAGGGACGCGTCCCGTACGGCGGGGACCGGGCGCTCGATGAACTGCCGTTGCCC
Encoded proteins:
- a CDS encoding sigma-70 family RNA polymerase sigma factor, with the protein product MKEAVHIGEPVPVGPDLEELLGLVARGDQEAFSRVYDMVCGPVLGLVRSVLRDPAQSEEVAQEVLLEVWRMAARYRHDKGSGMTWVLTLAHRRAVDRVRSAQAASDREQKAALLDRTPSFDEVTEQVEARLEREQVRRCLRTLTELQRQSVTLAYYQGLLYREVAELLSVPLGTVKTRLRDGLIRLRDCLGVTV
- a CDS encoding GNAT family N-acetyltransferase produces the protein MTEPGIPAPREDRLVVAPASVADWAQVEEWAAGENWNPGLRDTACFHPTDPEGFFVGRLGGRPVSAVSVVRYSEGYAFLGHYLVRPALRGRGLGLATWQAAVPHAGSRTIGLDAVPEQEATYRRSGFVAAYRSLRYGGRPPRRSAPPPPAGRLPAPLPAGRPPNAGPWSADAPAPGQPPADPSLADGVVRERGALLDRVAAYDARCFPAERRGFLGRWLAEPGHVAYVRLRGGVIRGYGVIRPARSGHRVGPLFADTPEDAGALLDALLAHADPDSDVVVDVPEGHAAARSLVEARGLVPGSYTVRMYAGEAPPTPAGRVFGGTSLELG